One Odontesthes bonariensis isolate fOdoBon6 chromosome 17, fOdoBon6.hap1, whole genome shotgun sequence genomic window carries:
- the LOC142366086 gene encoding protein FAM163A-like has protein sequence MSAGTIVITGGILAGVILLCIVAVLCYCRLQYFCCKKNDSEVDVGSVAGADPLSHFPCNTCNALAMDGAAITPVSLDQLETGSHHNPCPTCSPRPLRSGLTDNMRNGGERLGFHTYYDNPSVSLPLSVNPQSSSPLSYYNPTDMFPPPPRPYSTDV, from the exons ATGTCAGCGGGAACTATTGTCATAACTGGAGGAATTCTCGCCGGGGTGATACTGCTGTGCATCGTAGCAGTCCTCTGTTACTGTAGACTCCAG TATTTCTGCTGTAAGAAAAATGATTCTGAGGTGGACGTGGGCTCTGTGGCGGGAGCAGACCCTCTCTCTCACTTCCCATGCAACACTTGCAACGCCCTCGCCATGGACGGTGCGGCCATCACCCCGGTCTctttggatcagctggaaaCGGGCTCTCACCACAACCCATGCCCCACCTGTTCGCCGCGCCCTCTCCGCTCTGGACTTACAGACAACATGCGTAACGGAGGGGAGCGCCTGGGCTTCCATACCTATTACGACAacccgtctgtctctcttcCTCTATCTGTCAACCCGCAGAGTTCCTCACCTCTGAGTTACTACAATCCCACGGACATGTTCCCTCCTCCGCCGCGGCCCTACAGCACCgatgtctga